The region CGCCGTCGCGCGCGCCTTCAGCGAGCGCGCCACGGCCGACGGCACGTAGTTGAGCTGGCGGATCGCCCGCTCGACTTTCGCCCGTACGTCGGCCGACACCGGCCGCGAGTTGTTCACCACGTGCGATACCGTGGTGAACGACACGCCGGCGATGGCCGCCACATCCTTGATCGTCGCCATTCCCGTTTTCTCTCTGGTTTGTTGTTTTCCCGCGCGCTAGGTCCGGGCGCGCCGGCTGCGATAGGTGTCGAGCACCACCGCCACCACGATCACCGCGCCGGTGATGATGCGCTTGGTCGGCTCGTTCGCGCCGATCTGCGCGAGCCCCGCCGCCAGCACCGAGATGATCAACACGCCGAAGAACGTGCTGATCACCGAACCCCGCCCGCCCATCAGGCTCGTGCCGCCGATCACGACGGCGGCGATCACCTGCAGTTCGAGGCCCGCGCCCGCGTTCGGATCGGCGGCTTCGAGCCGCGAAATCTGAAAGAGCGCAGCCAGCCCCGCCAGCGCGCCCATCAGCGCAAACACGAGGATTTTATACGGGCGCGGGTTAACCCCGGCAAGTCTCACCGCTTCTTCGTTGGTACCGATACCGATCAGATAGCGTCCGAATACCGTGCGCGTCAGCACGAACTGCGCCGCGATCATCACCGCGACCGCGATCAGGAACGCCGGCGAGATGCCGAGCGCGATCGGATTCGAGAGGAAATCGAACGCGTCGCCGATGTAGGCGGTGCGCGAATTGGTGAGCTGGTACGCGAGGCCGCGCGCGGCTTCGAGCACGCCGAGCGAGACGATGAACGACGGAATCCGCCAGCCCACCGTGATCGCGCCGGTCAGGGTGCCGGCGGCGGCCGCCGCCGCCATCCCGAGCAGCGCGGCGGGCAGCGGCCCCCATTGCCACTTGAGCGCGGCCACGCTCACGACCGACGCCGCGAGCGCGAGCACCGAGCCGACCGACAGGTCGATCCCCGCGATGATCAGGATGAAGGTCATGCCGACCGACATCACGACGAGATCGGGGATCTGGTTGGCGATCGTGCTGAAGGTGTCGTAGGTGAAGAAATGCGCGCTGAGCGTCGAGAACAGCGCGATCATCGCGACGAGCGCGCCGGCGAGGCCAAGGTAGTTGGACAGGCCGAGCCGCGCGCCGCTGCGGCGCGCGGCGGCCGGCTCGACGGACGGGGACGGGGCGCGGCCGTCGCGCCCAGAAACGGGTTGCTGGTTCATCACGAATGTCCTGGGTGTGAAACGCCTGCGCGATCGGCAGGCCGGGAAGCGTCGAGGGCGTGCAATTGGGCGTCGCGACGGGCGTAGCCGGCGAACGCGGCGGCGAGCAGCGCGTCCTGCGTCCACGCATCGCGCTCGAACACCGCCTCCATGCGGCCCGCCGACATCACGCCGATCCGGTCGCAGATCAGCATCAGCTCGCGCAGGTCGCTCGACACCACGACGAGCGCGCGCCCCTCGCGCGCGAGCGCGCCCATCAGCGCATAGATGTCGAATTTCGCGCCGACGTCGATGCCGCGGGTCGGCTCGTCGAACAGCAGCACGGCCATGTCGCGCGCGAGCCAGCGGCCGATCACGACCTTCTGCTGGTTGCCGCCCGACAGTTCGCCGACCGGCTGCGCCGCGCCGTGCGCGCGGATGCGCATCGCGTCGATCTGGCGCTGCGCGAGCGCGGCCTCGCGGCGCGCGTCGACGACCCCGCCGCGCGCCACGCGCGTCAGCTGCCCGAGCGAGACGTTCGCGGTGATCGAATGCGGCAGCAGCAGGCCTTCGCCCTTGCGATCCTCGGTGATCAGCGCGATGCCCTGCCGCACCGCGTCCGCTGGCGAACCGATCCGGACGGGTTGCGGCGGCGCGCCGATCGACACGGTGCCGCGCTCGGCGCGGTCCGCGCCGAAGATCAGGCGCAGCAGTTCGGTGCGGCCCGCGCCGATCAGGCCGGAGATCCCGAAGATCTCGCCCGCGCGCACCTCGAACGACACGTCGCGCACCGCCTGGCCGCGCGTGAGCCCGTCGACCTTCAGGTACGGCGCGCCGATGCGGCGCTCGCCGAGGTCGATCCGTTCGCCGATCTCGCGGCCGACCATCAGCGCGACGAGCCGGTCGGTGGACAGGTTGCCCATCCGGTCGACGTGCACGAGCCGGCCGTCGCGCAGCACCGCGACGCGCTCGGCGACCCGCGCCAGCTCCTCGAGGCGGTGCGAGATGTAGACGAGCGCGACGCCGCGCGCCTTGAGCCGGTCGATCTGCTCGAACAGCAGCTCGACCTCGCGCGCGGTCAGCATCGCGGTCGGCTCGTCGAGAATCAGCAGGCGGCAGTCGCCGATCAGGTTGCGGGCGATCTCGACCATCTGCTGATGGCCGATGCCGAGCGCGCCGACCGGCGTGTCCGGATCGATCGCGTCGAGCCCGACCTGCGCCATCGCGGCGCGCGCGTCGTCGCGCAGGCGGCGCCGGTCGATCACGCCGAAGCGGCGCGGCAGGCGGTTCAGGAAGAGGTTTTCGGCGACGGTCAGCGTCGGCAGCAGGTTGAGCTCCTGCATCACCATGCGCACGCCGAGCGCCTCGGCCTGGGTCCGGCTCGCGGGGGCATAGGGCGCGCCCGCGAGCTGCATGGCGCCGGTGGTCGGCGTGACGAGCCCGCCGACGATCTTCGAGAGCGTGCTCTTGCCGGCGCCGTTCTCCCCCGTCAGCGCCAGCGCCTCGCCCGGGTAGAGCGACAGCGCGACGTCGGCCAGCACCGGCTCGACATAGGTCTTGCCGATCCCGGACACCGTCAGCACGGGGGTCGTGGAAGTTGAATCTGGTGCAGTCGAATCCATCGCGATCCTGTTGCGCGACCGCGCATGGCGGCGGACGCGTATCGATGCAAGGACGGGAAACGCGAGGCGGCCGTCGTGATGCTCACTGCGGATAACGGCCGCCGCGCGTCGATCTTGAGCGGCGCCGCCGCCCACGCCCCGCTTACTTCTTGGTGACGAGATCGACCGGCGTCTCGACGACGCCCGACATTTCCGACTGTTTCTTGTGCTCGGCGATCGCCTTGAGCGCGGTGTCGATGCCGAACACCGCCTGCTTCGCCGCGTACTGATCGGCGGTGGCGAGCACGCGGCCGTCCTGCAGCATCGGCTTGATCGCGTTGATGTTGTCGTAGCCGACCACGTACACCTTGCCCTGCTTGCCGGCCGCGCGCACCGCGGACACCGCGCCGATCGCCATGTTGTCGTTGCCGGCGAGGAGCGCCTTCAGGTTCGGGTATTCGTTCAGCATCGCCGACGCGACCGTGTTGCCCTTGTCGATCTCCCACTCGCCCGACTGCACCGACACGACCTTCGCGCCCGCCGCCTTCATCGCGTCCTGGAAGCCCGCGGTGCGCTGCTGCGCGTTGGTGGTCGTCGACACGCCTTCGATGATCCCGACCTGGTCGCCCGACTTCAGCTTCTTGGCGAGGAAATCGCCGATCTTCTTCGCGCCCTTGCGATTGTCCGGGCCGACGAACGGCACGTTCAGGTGCTTCGACTTGAGCACGTCCGGATCGAGCCGGTTGTCGATGTTGACGACGATGATGCCCGCGTCGACCGCCTTCTTGACGACCGGCACGAGCGCCTTCGAATCGGCCGGCGCGAGCACGATCGCGTCGACCTTCGACACGATCATCTGCTCAACGATGCGGATCTGGTTCGCGGTGTCGGTCTCGTCCTTGATGCCGTTCGTGATCAGGTCGAACTGGCTGGCGTTGTGCTTCTGGTAATCCTTCGCGCCGGTCTCCATCGTCAGGAAAAACTCGTTCGCGAGCGACTTCATCACGAGCGCGACCTTCGGCTTGGGCGTGCTCTGCGCATGAGCGGCGGAAAACGGCGTGACGGCGGCGGCCACGCACAGAGCCGCGGCAGCCAGCACGCGACGACGGAGGGTGAATTCCATGCAGTTCTCCTTGCAAGGTGTGCCCGGCTGGACCGGGTGTCGTTTTAATGTTGAGCAAACGTTTGCGCGCGATAGCCCGACAATCAGGGGGTGGCATTGAATTCGACTTGGAGTCCCTGCGGAAAAGGTTGGCACCATCCCGTGATTACGCGCGCCGCGCGCCCCGGCCCCGTCTGACGGGTCTCGGGAAGCGCTTATGCTGACCTTTTCCCGCGTTTCGCGCAACGAAATCGACACAAATCTAGGGTTTATGCGGAGAAACGACTTCAGCTCCGTCGCACACCCGTCGCCATATAAATCAAACTTGTCTGATTTCGATTAAAAGACCCCGAGATTGCCGGCTCGGGTTGCCCTTCACGGCCCCGGGCGGCTCCCGCGGCTTGTCGCGTGGGACGCCCGGCCGGTCAGGATGGGGGGATGAAGCCGGCGAAGTCGCGCTGTCACGGCCCCGCCTCCCTGCGTCGACCGTCGGCCTGGCGGAACGACGGCACGTTCGTTTCCGGCTCAGCCCGCCCGACTTCGAGGCGTTGCTGTTCGAGCGCGGCGTAATGGTCCGCCACGAGACGATGCGCCGCTGACGCGGCCCATGCGGCGCGGGTTTCGCCCACCGGATCGCGGCCGGGCGTCGCCAGCCCGTTTCCGCCGCGCGTTCGACAGGACAGCAGCGGCGACCGAGGAGAGAATCGCGCTGCGTCCTGGCGAAAGTGATTCAAACCGAGGATCGATGAAACCGCGCTGCGGTCTCCGCAGCGCTTCGTCGACCTATTCCCGGCACACGGTCGCGACTACTCGGTGATTGCGCGATACGCCTTGTCCGCCTGGACGAAGCCGGCCCCGCTCTCATTGTCGCGACCCGGGGTTCCCATATCCTGGGCGGTCTTGCGCAACACGTCGTAGAGCTTCGCGGGCGTGGCCTGGGGCGCGGCCTGGCGCAGCAGCGCCGCGACCGCGGCAAGGTGGGGCGCCGCCGCCGACGTCCCGAAGAATTGCTGCGGATAGGCGTGGTAGTAGCGGCAGCTCAGGTTGTAGACGCCGAATCCTTTCGCGCTGTCAGGCTCCTTCCCGCCGAAGAACACCGAGCTCGCGCCGTCAGGTCCGACGAGATCCGGCTTGTTGTCGAGGTAAGCGCGGTCGAAAGGCCGGCCGTCGTTGTCGAACACCATCAGGCCGCCGCCGTGCGACGAGAAATTCTCGAGCTTCGCCGCGGTCAACGCGGGATCGCATTGAGGCGTATTCAGGTAGTCGGCCGCGCCCGCCGCGATCGCGTTCGGTGAGAGCGCGTGCCCATAGATGGACGCATCGGCGGTGCCGAAGCGATCGAGCACGACCTTGCCCCCCGTGAGCAGGCGGACGCGCCGGGGCGCCGGGCCGTCGAGCAACAGGATCCGCAAGGTCGCGGCGGACTCGCTGCCGACCAACTGGCTGCGCACGATGGCTTGCTGCCCGATGACCGACGCATCCGAGCACGAAGGATAGGTTCGCCCCTGGTACGTTACCTTGAGCGGCTTGCCGTTGCGATCGCCCAGGCAGAACTGGAGCGAACTGGCGCTGTTGTCGATCGGTTGATCCCAATACAGGCTGAAATTGAAC is a window of Burkholderia sp. FERM BP-3421 DNA encoding:
- a CDS encoding ABC transporter permease, producing MNQQPVSGRDGRAPSPSVEPAAARRSGARLGLSNYLGLAGALVAMIALFSTLSAHFFTYDTFSTIANQIPDLVVMSVGMTFILIIAGIDLSVGSVLALAASVVSVAALKWQWGPLPAALLGMAAAAAAGTLTGAITVGWRIPSFIVSLGVLEAARGLAYQLTNSRTAYIGDAFDFLSNPIALGISPAFLIAVAVMIAAQFVLTRTVFGRYLIGIGTNEEAVRLAGVNPRPYKILVFALMGALAGLAALFQISRLEAADPNAGAGLELQVIAAVVIGGTSLMGGRGSVISTFFGVLIISVLAAGLAQIGANEPTKRIITGAVIVVAVVLDTYRSRRART
- a CDS encoding sugar ABC transporter ATP-binding protein; translation: MDSTAPDSTSTTPVLTVSGIGKTYVEPVLADVALSLYPGEALALTGENGAGKSTLSKIVGGLVTPTTGAMQLAGAPYAPASRTQAEALGVRMVMQELNLLPTLTVAENLFLNRLPRRFGVIDRRRLRDDARAAMAQVGLDAIDPDTPVGALGIGHQQMVEIARNLIGDCRLLILDEPTAMLTAREVELLFEQIDRLKARGVALVYISHRLEELARVAERVAVLRDGRLVHVDRMGNLSTDRLVALMVGREIGERIDLGERRIGAPYLKVDGLTRGQAVRDVSFEVRAGEIFGISGLIGAGRTELLRLIFGADRAERGTVSIGAPPQPVRIGSPADAVRQGIALITEDRKGEGLLLPHSITANVSLGQLTRVARGGVVDARREAALAQRQIDAMRIRAHGAAQPVGELSGGNQQKVVIGRWLARDMAVLLFDEPTRGIDVGAKFDIYALMGALAREGRALVVVSSDLRELMLICDRIGVMSAGRMEAVFERDAWTQDALLAAAFAGYARRDAQLHALDASRPADRAGVSHPGHS
- a CDS encoding sugar ABC transporter substrate-binding protein, with product MEFTLRRRVLAAAALCVAAAVTPFSAAHAQSTPKPKVALVMKSLANEFFLTMETGAKDYQKHNASQFDLITNGIKDETDTANQIRIVEQMIVSKVDAIVLAPADSKALVPVVKKAVDAGIIVVNIDNRLDPDVLKSKHLNVPFVGPDNRKGAKKIGDFLAKKLKSGDQVGIIEGVSTTTNAQQRTAGFQDAMKAAGAKVVSVQSGEWEIDKGNTVASAMLNEYPNLKALLAGNDNMAIGAVSAVRAAGKQGKVYVVGYDNINAIKPMLQDGRVLATADQYAAKQAVFGIDTALKAIAEHKKQSEMSGVVETPVDLVTKK